The following coding sequences are from one Eretmochelys imbricata isolate rEreImb1 chromosome 12, rEreImb1.hap1, whole genome shotgun sequence window:
- the SALL1 gene encoding sal-like protein 1, which translates to MSRRKQAKPQHFQSDPELALLSQRNGDTEKGHANRTTKNKDAHVCGRCCAEFFELSDLLQHKKNCTKNQLVLIVNENPASPSETFPPRSPSDNPDEQMNDLVNNTDQVDCSDLSEHNKLDKEESMDVEASSINNSSSSSKSVNNSITSSNSSTMGTSAITTSLPHIGDLTAVGNFSVINSNVIIENLQSTKVAVAQFSQEARCNGASNNKLAVPALMEQLLALQQQQIHQLQLIEQIRHQILLLASQTTDMSTSSSPSQGTLRTSANPLSTLSSHLSQQLAAAAGLAQSLASQSASISGLKQLPPIQLPQSNSGNIIIPSSSGSSPNINILTAAVTTPSSEKVASNVGGSQLSNPPVSASSSPAFAISSLLSPASNPLLPQSAPNNSVFSNPLSNLGTPAEDLNSLTALAQQRKSKPPNVTAFEAKSTSDEAFFKHKCRFCAKVFGSDSALQIHLRSHTGERPFKCNICGNRFSTKGNLKVHFQRHKEKYPHIQMNPYPVPEHLDNIPTSTGIPYGMSIPPEKPVTSWLDSKPVLSTLTTSVGLPLPPTIPSLTPFIKTEEPQPIPISHNSASPPCSVKSDSGVADPAAKSSNGHSEEAEVAALPIANGKTEENTHTSNSFTNINSSVSSPAADTGSNTIVTFTNPLMPLMSEQFKAKFPFGGLLDSTSASETSKLQQLVENIDKKATDPNECIICHRVLSCQSALKMHYRTHTGERPFKCKICGRAFTTKGNLKTHYSVHRAMPPLRVQHSCPICQKKFTNAVVLQQHIRMHMGGQIPNTPITENYPESMESDTGSFDEKNFDDLDNFSDENMEDCPDSSVPDTPKSVDVSQDSLSSSPLPLEMSSIAALENQMKMINAGLAEQLQASLKSVENGSVEGDVMTNDSSSIGGDMESQSAGSPALSESTSSMQALSPSNSTNDYHKSPGIEEKQVRALPSEFANGLSPTPANGGALDLTSSNTDKIIKEESLSMLFPFRDRGKFKNTACDICGKTFACQSALDIHYRSHTKERPFICTVCNRGFSTKGNLKQHMLTHQMRDLPSQLFEPSSNIGPNQNSSVIPANSLSSLIKTEVNGFLHGSPQDSKETPPGLVPLGPLPSSATSPVLLPALPRRTPKQHYCNTCGKTFSSSSALQIHERTHTGEKPFACTICGRAFTTKGNLKVHMGTHMWNSTPARRGRRLSVDGPMTFLGGNPVKFPEIFQKDLAARSGNGDPSSFWNQYAAALSNGLAMKTNEISVIQNGGIPPIPGSLGNGGSSPISGLTGSLEKLQNSEPNAPLAGLEKMASNENGTNFRFTRFVEDNKEIVTN; encoded by the exons GAGACACAGAAAAGGGTCACGCAAATCGAACCACTAAGAACAAGGATGCCCATGTCTGTGGCAGGTGCTGTGCTGAGTTCTTTGAATTATCAGATCTCCTGCAACACAAGAAGAACTGTACTAAAAATCAATTAGTTTTAATTGTGAATGAAAATCCAGCTTCTCCTTCTGAAACCTTCCCTCCTCGTTCCCCTTCTGATAATCCTGATGAACAGATGAATGACCTAGTTAATAACACAGATCAAGTCGACTGCAGTGACCTTTCAGAGCATAACAAACTTGACAAGGAAGAATCCATGGATGTGGAGGCTTCCAGCATTAACAATAGCAGTAGCAGTTCCAAGAGTGTCAACAATAGTATTACAAGCAGTAACAGCTCCACAATGGGTACCTCAGCTATAACAACCTCTCTACCTCACATAGGGGATCTGACCGCAGTAGGCAACTTTTCAGTGATAAATAGCAATGTCATCATAGAAAATCTTCAAAGTACAAAAGTGGCAGTAGCACAGTTCTCACAGGAAGCAAGATGTAATGGTGCGTCAAATAATAAGCTTGCTGTACCTGCCCTAATGGAGCAACTGTTGGCTTTACAGCAACAGCAGATCCACCAGTTGCAACTGATTGAACAAATTCGTCACCAAATATTATTGTTGGCTTCCCAAACCACAGACATGTCAACATCTTCTAGCCCTTCTCAAGGTACTTTACGAACATCTGCCAACCCCTTGTCCACATTAAGTTCCCATTTATCTCAGCAGCTGGCTGCGGCAGCTGGATTAGCACAAAGCCTTGCTAGTCAATCTGCCAGCATCAGTGGTTTGAAACAACTACCCCCTATACAGCTACCTCAGAGCAACTCTGGCAATATTATAATTCCATCCAGTAGTGGCTCTTCTCCAAATATTAACATACTGACAGCAGCAGTTACAACACCGTCCTCAGAAAAAGTGGCTTCAAATGTTGGTGGTTCACAGCTCAGCAACCCACCAGTATCAGCATCATCTTCACCAGCTTTTGCAATAAGCAGTTTATTAAGTCCTGCATCTAATCCACTTCTACCTCAATCCGCCCCTAATAACTCGGTTTTCTCCAACCCCTTGTCCAATCTCGGAACACCTGCAGAGGATTTAAACTCCTTGACTGCCTTGgcacagcaaagaaaaagcaAGCCACCAAATGTAACTGCTTTTGAAGCAAAAAGTACTTCTGATGAGGCATTCTTTAAACATAAATGCAGGTTCTGTGCGAAAGTCTTTGGGAGTGACAGTGCCTTGCAGATTCACTTACGTTCTCACACTGGCGAGAGGCCCTTCAAATGCAACATATGTGGAAACAGATTCTCCACAAAGGGAAACTTAAAAGTCCACTTTCAGCGTCATAAAGAAAAATACCCTCATATTCAAATGAATCCATACCCAGTGCCAGAGCATTTGGACAATATTCCTACAAGCACAGGTATTCCTTATGGGATGTCTATCCCACCAGAGAAACCTGTAACCAGCTGGCTGGACAGCAAGCCAGTTTTGTCTACTTTGACTACTTCTGTTGGCCTGCCACTCCCACCAACAATTCCAAGCTTGACACCATTTATCAAAACTGAGGAGCCTCAACCTATTCCCATTAGCCATAATTCGGCTAGCCCTCCATGTTCTGTCAAAAGCGACTCGGGAGTAGCTGATCCTGCTGCAAAAAGTTCAAATGGACATtcagaggaggcagaggtggcTGCTTTGCCTATCGCAAATGGTAAAACAGAAGAAAACACTCACACTTCAAACTCCTTCACCAATATTAACAGCTCTGTGAGCTCACCGGCAGCAGACACCGGCTCCAACACCATTGTCACTTTTACAAATCCACTGATGCCTCTAATGTCAGAGCAATTCAAGGCAAAGTTTCCATTTGGAGGACTACTAGATTCAACGTCAGCATCAGAAACATCAAAATTGCAGCAGCTGGTAGAAAATATTGACAAAAAGGCAACCGATCCTAATGAGTGTATTATTTGCCATCGAGTTCTCAGTTGCCAGAGtgcattaaaaatgcattatCGCACACATACTGGTGAAAGGccatttaaatgtaaaatttgtGGTCGTGCTTTCACTACTAAAGGAAATTTAAAGACTCATTACAGTGTTCATCGTGCCATGCCCCCGCTGAGAGTACAACATTCATGCCCTATCTGTCAGAAAAAGTTCACCAATGCTGTCGTGCTACAGCAGCATATCAGAATGCATATGGGAGGACAGATTCCCAATACGCCTATCACAGAAAACTATCCAGAGTCGATGGAATCTGACACAGGATCTTTCGATGAGAAGAATTTTGATGATCTAGACAACTTCTCAGATGAGAACATGGAAGACTGTCCTGACAGCAGCGTGCCAGATACCCCGAAGTCTGTTGATGTGTCCCAAGACAGCTTATCTTCTTCCCCTCTGCCACTGGAAATGTCAAGTATTGCTGCTTTAGAAAATCAAATGAAGATGATCAACGCAGGACTTGCAGAACAACTTCAAGCTAGCTTAAAATCAGTTGAAAATGGGTCAGTGGAAGGAGATGTTATGACAAATGATTCATCATCTATTGGTGGTGATATGGAAAGCCAAAGTGCTGGAAGTCCTGCTCTCTCAGAGTCTACCTCTTCTATGCAGGCCTTGTCCCCATCCAACAGCACTAATGATTACCACAAATCACCAGGTATTGAAGAGAAACAAGTAAGAGCTTTACCAAGTGAGTTTGCCAATGGTTTGTCTCCAACCCCTGCTAATGGTGGTGCTTTGGACTTGACATCTAGTAACACAGATAAAATAATTAAAGAAGAATCTTTGAGTATGCTCTTTCCGTTCAGAGATAGAGgtaaatttaaaaacacagcGTGTGACATTTGTGGCAAAACATTTGCTTGTCAGAGTGCCTTGGACATTCATTACAGAAGTCATACCAAAGAGAGACCATTTATTTGCACAGTTTGCAATCGTGGCTTTTCCACAAAGGGTAATTTGAAGCAGCATATGTTGACACATCAAATGCGAGATCTGCCATCACAGCTTTTTGAGCCCAGTTCCAATATTGGCCCTAATCAGAACTCTTCAGTTATACCTGCTAATTCATTGTCATCTCTCATAAAGACTGAGGTTAATGGCTTTCTGCATGGCTCTCCTCAGGATAGCAAAGAAACACCGCCTGGTCTTGTTCCTCTGGGGCCTTTGCCATCTTCTGCCACATCACCAGTTCTGCTTCCCGCTCTACCCCGAAGAACTCCCAAACAGCACTACTGCAACACATGTGGGAAAACATTTTCATCTTCTAGTGCTTTGCAGATTCATGAAAGGACACACACTGGCGAAAAGCCTTTTGCCTGCACTATATGTGGAAGAGCTTTCACGACAAAAGGCAATCTTAAG GTTCACATGGGCACTCACATGTGGAACAGCACTCCTGCGAGACGAGGCAGACGACTTTCCGTGGATGGTCCCATGACATTTCTAGGAGGCAATCCTGTAAAATTCCCAGAAATATTTCAGAAAGATTTGGCTGCAAGGTCAGGAAACGGAGACccttccagcttctggaatcagtaTGCAGCTGCACTCTCCAATGGCTTGGCTATGAAGACCAATGAGATCTCAGTTATTCAGAATGGTGGCATCCCTCCAATTCCTGGAAGCCTGGGCAATGGTGGCAGTTCACCTATTAGTGGGTTGACTGGAAGCCTGGAGAAGCTCCAGAATTCTGAACCTAATGCACCTCTAGCTGGTCTGGAGAAAATGGCAAGCAATGAAAATGGGACAAACTTCCGTTTTACACGTTTTGTGGAAGACAACAAAGAAATTGTAACAAATTAG